One genomic region from Branchiostoma lanceolatum isolate klBraLanc5 chromosome 7, klBraLanc5.hap2, whole genome shotgun sequence encodes:
- the LOC136438911 gene encoding cilia- and flagella-associated protein 20 — translation MFKNTFQSGFLSILYSIGSKPLQIWDKKVRNGHIKRITDNDIQSLVLEICGTNVSTTYITCPADPKKTLGIKLPFLVMIIKNLKKYFTFEVQVLDDKNVRRRFRASNYQSTTRVKPFICTMPMRLDDGWNQIQFNLSDFTRRAYGTNYIETLRVQIHANCRIRRVYFSDRLYSEDELPAEFKLYLPVQNKAKV, via the exons ATGTTTAAGAATACGTTTCAGAGTGGTTTCTTGTCCATCCTGTACAGCATAGGAAGCAAGCCTTTGCAAATCTGGGACAAAAAG GTGCGAAATGGCCACATCAAGAGGATCACAGACAACGACATCCAGTCACTTGTACTCGAGATTTGTGGTACAAATGTCAG CACAACATATATCACCTGCCCGGCAGACCCAAAGAAAACCCTGGGAATCAAGTTGCCTTTCCTCGTGATGATCATCAAGAATCTGAAGAAGTACTTCACCTTTGAGGTTCAG GTCCTAGATGACAAGAACGTGCGCAGACGGTTCAGAGCGAGTAACTACCAGAGCACGACCAGAGTCAAGCCCTTCATCTGCACAATGCCCATGAGACTGGACGATGGGTGGAACCAGATTCAA TTCAACTTGTCAGACTTCACGAGGAGGGCCTACGGGACCAACTACATCGAGACGCTGCGTGTCCAGATTCACGCCAACTGCCGCATCCGCCGGGTCTACTTCTCCGACAGGTTGTACTCAGAAGACGAGCTGCCAgcagaattcaaactctacctACCAGTGCAGAACAAAGCAAAG gTTTGA